From one Culex quinquefasciatus strain JHB chromosome 3, VPISU_Cqui_1.0_pri_paternal, whole genome shotgun sequence genomic stretch:
- the LOC119770544 gene encoding snurportin-1 codes for MTDSDSDSVSRFTDLYKNKSRKEEQQCERRRTLLEEQKLYRQSELDAGRPGLLELIEAEQSTDSDCSDAVHRRSRPKIWYSKLYRDKVQLSEWMYERPEDLDNWFMVPCPSGTRCLVVIRKGLAVAYDKEGRSITRFATGLGKRQRVTVLDCFLVKENRTFYAIDMLVYNEMDLVHCDCQFRFLWLRSKMEEDDLQKKFCTLKQACWQLQLLQAYDFKNPAQIVDCLSRFPAFPDPATKLDGLLFYHKESNYIYGRTPLVTWLFPFMVPDVLGEEWRQSLNSRYLGNVPEGYGPQGPRAYMDDFDAKLAKRRAKRNNNRLTGMDEDGEEYCSSSGGTGQELDGSYEDENWQQKELDEMRRLEMEG; via the coding sequence ATGACCGACTCCGATTCCGACAGCGTGTCCCGCTTTACCGATCTGTACAAGAACAAGTCCCGCAAAGAGGAGCAACAATGCGAGCGTCGTCGAACCCTGCTGGAAGAGCAGAAACTTTACCGCCAATCCGAGCTCGACGCCGGTCGCCCCGGCCTGTTGGAACTCATCGAAGCCGAACAGAGCACCGACTCTGACTGTTCCGATGCGGTTCACCGGCGAAGTCGGCCCAAGATTTGGTACAGCAAACTGTATCGGGATAAGGTTCAACTCTCCGAATGGATGTACGAACGACCGGAAGATCTGGACAACTGGTTCATGGTTCCGTGTCCCTCCGGAACGCGCTGCCTTGTCGTCATCCGCAAGGGACTGGCCGTGGCCTACGACAAAGAGGGACGATCGATTACGAGGTTCGCGACAGGACTTGGCAAACGCCAACGCGTAACCGTGCTGGACTGCTTCCTGGTCAAGGAGAACCGAACGTTTTACGCGATTGACATGCTCGTGTACAACGAAATGGACCTGGTCCACTGCGACTGCCAGTTTCGGTTCCTCTGGTTGCGCTCCAAAATGGAAGAGGACGATCTGCAGAAAAAGTTCTGCACACTCAAACAAGCCTGCTGGCAATTACAGCTTCTCCAGGCGTACGACTTCAAAAATCCCGCCCAAATCGTCGACTGCCTGTCCCGATTTCCAGCCTTCCCCGATCCGGCCACCAAACTCGACGGTCTTCTCTTCTACCACAAGGAATCAAACTACATCTATGGACGAACGCCCCTCGTCACGTGGCTCTTCCCCTTCATGGTTCCGGACGTGCTCGGTGAAGAGTGGCGCCAATCGCTCAACAGTCGCTATTTGGGCAACGTTCCGGAGGGTTATGGCCCGCAAGGACCCCGCGCGTACATGGACGACTTCGACGCGAAGCTGGCAAAACGACGCGCCAAGCGGAACAACAACCGGCTGACCGGAATGGACGAGGATGGCGAGGAGTATTGTAGCAGCAGCGGTGGAACCGGGCAGGAGTTGGACGGAAGCTACGAGGACGAAAACTGGCAGCAAAAAGAACTGGACGAAATGCGGCGGTTGGAAATGGAAGGATAA